The following are from one region of the Gloeomargarita lithophora Alchichica-D10 genome:
- a CDS encoding MFS transporter: MKVTQPKPVTGLVSLWRNGNFLALWLAQVFSQIGDKVYLVLMIALLDQQFAAQESITPLVSGIMVAFTIPAVLFGSLAGVFVDRWRKQRVLLTTNLLRGILVLLIIPGFWFQWQPLVNWVFLLGITFFVSTLTQFFAPAEQAVMPLIVPQEQLLSANSLYTTTMMGSLILGFALGDPLLSMAAQVLPQGRELVVAGAYLLAALLLVRLHPQEQGTATGVHTLAQVGRDLREGWSALRAKPQLGGAVAHLIVLYTVFAALTVLTIQLAEQLLRPSQFGFLLAAAGAGVAVGALLLNVLRAWSYRRLSAVGSLVMGGALAGLAAATHSLPWALIGNLALGMGAALVAIPLQTLLQTETPEEVRGKVFGLQNNAVNIALSLPLAVTGLIATRVGLAETFLGLAGLVILMAIWRGR, encoded by the coding sequence ATGAAGGTAACCCAACCCAAACCGGTGACGGGCTTGGTCAGTCTGTGGCGCAATGGCAATTTCCTGGCACTGTGGTTGGCGCAGGTCTTTTCCCAAATTGGGGACAAGGTGTATCTCGTTCTGATGATCGCCCTGTTGGATCAGCAGTTTGCCGCCCAGGAAAGCATTACCCCTTTGGTCAGCGGCATCATGGTAGCCTTTACCATCCCGGCGGTGTTGTTTGGTTCTTTGGCGGGGGTATTTGTGGATCGGTGGCGCAAACAACGGGTTTTGCTCACCACCAACCTGCTGCGGGGGATATTAGTCCTGCTGATTATTCCTGGTTTTTGGTTCCAGTGGCAACCCCTGGTGAATTGGGTTTTTCTGCTGGGGATTACCTTTTTTGTGTCAACTTTGACCCAGTTTTTTGCCCCGGCGGAGCAGGCGGTGATGCCCCTGATTGTGCCCCAGGAGCAATTGCTATCGGCCAATTCCCTTTACACCACGACCATGATGGGTTCCCTGATTTTGGGTTTTGCCCTGGGCGACCCCCTGCTGAGCATGGCGGCGCAGGTTTTGCCCCAGGGGCGGGAATTGGTGGTGGCGGGAGCCTATTTGCTGGCGGCCTTACTGCTGGTGCGGTTGCACCCCCAGGAGCAGGGAACTGCCACCGGAGTACACACCTTGGCGCAGGTGGGGCGGGATTTACGCGAAGGTTGGTCGGCACTGCGGGCCAAACCCCAGTTGGGGGGGGCGGTGGCGCATTTAATCGTTTTGTACACGGTATTTGCCGCCTTAACGGTGCTGACGATTCAACTGGCGGAGCAACTTTTGCGCCCCTCCCAATTTGGCTTTTTGTTGGCCGCTGCCGGGGCGGGGGTGGCGGTGGGTGCCCTCCTGCTCAATGTCCTACGAGCCTGGTCTTACCGGCGTTTGAGTGCGGTGGGTTCCCTCGTGATGGGTGGAGCCTTGGCGGGGTTGGCGGCGGCGACCCACAGTCTCCCCTGGGCGTTGATTGGGAACCTTGCCCTGGGAATGGGAGCGGCCTTGGTGGCTATTCCTTTGCAAACGCTCCTACAAACGGAAACCCCGGAAGAGGTGCGGGGCAAGGTGTTTGGTTTACAAAATAATGCGGTGAATATCGCCCTGAGTTTGCCCTTGGCGGTCACGGGGTTGATCGCTACCCGGGTGGGACTGGCGGAGACATTTTTGGGCTTGGCCGGGCTGGTGATCCTGATGGCAATTTGGCGGGGGCGTTAG
- the recO gene encoding DNA repair protein RecO, whose translation MGGTYQITAINLQLQSLGEADRLITILSPERGVQRVVAPGARKPQSPLAARTGLLVVNQLELRVGRSLDRITQATLVQTHHYLAQEYSRWVTAQYFTELVLGQALANLAQGELYHTFGELLADLAHLPACEPWEMVVRGVMRLLTLAGLQPQVRLCCLRGQPVSPQERLGFSIPLGGLVRLPLPPDTPPCRVLHAGQVQLLQALNVPPLQPVPTLAPWRSLEPLLRGYAEYHLERAIRSAPLLYSTITPESLPCP comes from the coding sequence ATGGGGGGCACCTATCAGATCACCGCCATCAACCTGCAACTCCAGAGCTTGGGGGAAGCCGACCGGTTAATCACCATTCTCAGCCCGGAACGGGGGGTACAACGGGTGGTCGCTCCCGGTGCCCGCAAACCCCAATCCCCCCTAGCGGCACGCACCGGCCTATTGGTGGTGAATCAGTTAGAACTGCGGGTGGGGCGTTCCCTGGATCGGATTACCCAGGCGACCCTGGTACAAACGCATCACTACCTGGCGCAGGAGTACAGCCGCTGGGTAACGGCGCAGTACTTTACCGAGTTGGTGCTGGGGCAAGCCCTGGCGAACTTAGCGCAGGGAGAACTGTACCATACCTTTGGGGAATTGTTGGCAGACCTTGCCCATCTCCCGGCCTGTGAACCGTGGGAAATGGTGGTACGGGGGGTAATGCGGTTGTTGACCTTGGCGGGGTTACAACCCCAGGTGCGGCTGTGTTGTCTCAGGGGGCAACCGGTTTCTCCCCAGGAACGGCTGGGATTTAGTATTCCCTTGGGCGGGCTGGTGCGTTTGCCCTTGCCGCCGGATACGCCCCCCTGCCGGGTTTTGCACGCTGGGCAGGTGCAATTATTGCAGGCATTGAACGTACCCCCCTTGCAACCCGTACCCACCCTTGCCCCCTGGCGCAGTCTGGAACCCCTCCTGCGGGGTTATGCGGAATATCACCTGGAGCGGGCGATCCGTTCGGCGCCCCTGCTGTATAGTACGATCACCCCAGAATCCCTACCATGTCCATGA
- a CDS encoding Rne/Rng family ribonuclease, translating to MSKQIILAEQHRIAAVFADDQIQELVVATGNLQVGDVFLGVVENVLPGIDAAFVNIGDPERNGFIHVSDLGPLRLKRTAGAITELLMPQQKVVVQVMKEPTGNKGPRLTGNITLPGRYLVLMPYGRGVFLSQRIRNENERHRLRALAVLIKPSQMGLLVRTEAEGVSEEAVMEDLENLKRQWEKVQRDGAVVRSPGLLNRDDDFVQRVLRDFYSAQVNRIVTDTADGLKRVKQQLSNWGGGKPPVGLLVDHHREPTPILEYFRVNAAIREALKPRVDLPKGGYIVIEPTEALTVIDVNSGSFTRSATARETVLWTNYEAATEIARQLRLRNIGGVIIVDFIDMEDRRDQLQLLEHFSKALKTDKARPQIIHLSDLGLIELTRKRQGQNIYELFGQTCPTCNGLGHLARLPGQIGGENTVPAPARMVIGERSENLEDLGFAASPNPDLGFATPLYPMTPLGGNERNSPNRRRHRRYEKPTPRSEQELPPFATPPMPSPVSNGSNGDNNSNDSNGSNSGREEAPDQQTLRRRPVKPAPTPAQVVMVGMTPAEQTVYAEMGLSPLLLTGQNHLQDVMVAVCLPEEVPVSTQTELPMTFAAEAPPMIETPPMIDVLPITDILPVAAPPTPAVAPAIAVAPEPVESTAPDTRRRRRRSSPASTPEPITE from the coding sequence ATGTCTAAACAAATTATTTTGGCAGAGCAACATCGCATCGCCGCCGTGTTTGCCGATGACCAGATTCAAGAACTGGTGGTGGCTACCGGCAATTTGCAGGTGGGGGATGTGTTTTTGGGGGTGGTGGAAAATGTACTGCCGGGGATTGATGCCGCCTTTGTCAATATTGGCGACCCGGAACGCAATGGGTTTATCCATGTGTCGGACCTGGGGCCTTTGCGGTTGAAGCGCACCGCCGGGGCAATTACGGAATTGCTCATGCCCCAGCAAAAGGTGGTGGTGCAGGTGATGAAGGAGCCAACGGGGAATAAAGGCCCCCGCTTGACCGGCAACATTACCCTGCCGGGGCGGTATCTGGTTTTGATGCCCTACGGTCGGGGGGTGTTTCTCTCCCAGCGGATTCGCAATGAAAATGAACGCCACCGGTTGCGGGCGTTGGCCGTGCTAATTAAACCCTCCCAGATGGGGCTGCTGGTGCGGACCGAGGCGGAAGGGGTGAGTGAAGAGGCGGTGATGGAGGATTTGGAAAACCTGAAACGCCAGTGGGAAAAGGTACAACGGGATGGGGCGGTGGTGCGTTCGCCAGGTTTGCTGAATCGGGATGATGATTTTGTGCAGAGGGTACTGCGGGATTTTTACAGTGCCCAGGTGAATCGCATCGTCACCGATACCGCCGATGGCCTCAAACGGGTTAAGCAACAACTCAGCAATTGGGGTGGGGGCAAACCGCCGGTGGGGTTACTCGTGGATCACCATCGGGAACCGACTCCGATTTTGGAGTATTTTCGGGTAAATGCGGCCATTCGGGAAGCCCTCAAACCCCGGGTGGATTTGCCCAAGGGGGGCTATATCGTCATCGAACCCACGGAAGCCCTGACGGTGATTGATGTCAACTCGGGTTCCTTTACCCGCTCAGCAACGGCGAGGGAAACGGTGTTGTGGACCAATTACGAAGCGGCGACGGAGATTGCTCGGCAATTGCGATTACGCAATATCGGCGGGGTGATCATCGTGGACTTCATTGATATGGAAGACCGGCGGGATCAACTGCAACTGCTGGAGCATTTCAGTAAAGCCCTAAAAACCGACAAAGCCCGCCCCCAGATTATCCATCTTTCCGATTTGGGGTTGATCGAACTGACCCGCAAACGCCAGGGGCAAAATATCTACGAACTCTTCGGCCAGACCTGCCCCACCTGCAATGGCCTGGGGCATTTGGCGCGGTTACCCGGTCAAATTGGTGGCGAGAATACTGTCCCGGCGCCCGCCCGGATGGTGATCGGGGAACGCTCGGAAAACCTTGAGGATTTGGGCTTTGCGGCCAGCCCCAACCCGGATTTGGGCTTTGCCACCCCCTTGTATCCGATGACACCCTTGGGGGGAAATGAACGCAATAGTCCCAACCGTCGTCGTCATCGCCGTTACGAAAAACCCACCCCCCGGAGCGAACAGGAACTGCCCCCCTTCGCCACCCCCCCCATGCCCAGTCCGGTGAGTAACGGGAGCAATGGCGATAATAACAGTAATGACAGTAATGGAAGTAACAGCGGGCGGGAGGAAGCCCCCGACCAGCAGACCCTGCGCCGTCGTCCGGTGAAACCGGCACCTACCCCCGCCCAGGTGGTCATGGTGGGAATGACCCCCGCCGAACAAACGGTGTATGCGGAAATGGGGCTTTCCCCTTTGTTATTGACGGGTCAGAACCATCTTCAGGATGTGATGGTGGCGGTGTGTTTACCGGAGGAAGTTCCCGTTTCCACCCAAACGGAACTGCCCATGACCTTCGCCGCCGAAGCACCGCCAATGATAGAAACGCCGCCAATGATAGACGTACTCCCAATAACAGACATACTGCCAGTAGCGGCACCACCCACCCCAGCGGTTGCTCCGGCTATAGCGGTCGCCCCGGAACCCGTGGAATCCACCGCCCCGGATACCCGTCGTCGTCGTCGTCGTTCTAGCCCCGCATCCACCCCGGAACCCATCACCGAGTAG